One stretch of uncultured Desulfovibrio sp. DNA includes these proteins:
- a CDS encoding alpha-ketoacid dehydrogenase subunit beta, giving the protein MKTYLQALNDAMRQEMERDENVFIIGEDVGKFGGCFGVTQGLFDKFGERRVRDTPITESAIVGAAAGAAAAGLRPVAELMFVDFIGVAFDQLFNQAAKMHYMFGGKAKVPMVLRMPQGAGVGAAAQHSQSLEAWFMHIPGIKVCIPSTPADAKGLLISAIRDDNPVVFLEHKILYGVEGEVGDEATPIELGKGDVKREGTDVTIVATSLMVHSALQAAETLAAQGISAEVVDPRCLVPLDKDIILNSVKKTHALVVAHEAVKTAGAGAEIAAMVAEEALDYLDAPIVRVGAPYCPVPFSPPLEKAYIPGADQIVAAVKSLR; this is encoded by the coding sequence ATCAAAACCTACCTGCAAGCGCTTAACGATGCCATGCGCCAGGAGATGGAGCGGGACGAAAACGTGTTCATCATCGGTGAAGACGTGGGCAAGTTTGGCGGCTGCTTTGGCGTGACCCAAGGCCTTTTTGACAAATTCGGCGAACGCCGCGTGCGCGATACCCCTATCACGGAAAGCGCCATTGTGGGCGCTGCCGCCGGTGCCGCCGCAGCTGGTCTGCGCCCTGTGGCAGAGCTGATGTTTGTGGACTTTATCGGCGTTGCCTTTGACCAGCTCTTCAATCAGGCCGCCAAAATGCACTACATGTTTGGCGGCAAGGCCAAGGTGCCCATGGTGCTGCGCATGCCGCAGGGCGCTGGCGTGGGCGCTGCGGCCCAGCACTCCCAGAGCCTTGAAGCATGGTTCATGCACATTCCCGGCATCAAGGTGTGCATTCCCTCTACCCCGGCAGACGCAAAAGGCCTGCTCATCAGCGCCATCCGCGACGACAACCCCGTGGTCTTTCTTGAACACAAGATTCTGTACGGCGTGGAAGGCGAAGTTGGCGACGAGGCGACGCCCATTGAGCTTGGCAAGGGCGACGTAAAGCGCGAAGGCACGGACGTAACCATTGTAGCCACCTCACTCATGGTTCACTCCGCCCTTCAGGCCGCAGAAACCCTGGCCGCTCAGGGCATCAGCGCCGAAGTGGTAGACCCCCGCTGTCTGGTGCCGCTCGACAAGGACATCATCCTCAATTCCGTCAAAAAAACCCACGCCCTTGTGGTTGCGCACGAAGCCGTCAAAACCGCCGGAGCCGGTGCGGAAATCGCCGCCATGGTAGCCGAGGAAGCCCTGGACTATCTGGACGCGCCCATCGTGCGCGTGGGCGCTCCTTACTGCCCCGTCCCCTTCAGCCCGCCGCTGGAAAAGGCCTACATTCCCGGCGCGGATCAGATCGTCGCTGCGGTCAAGTCGCTGCGATAA
- a CDS encoding thiamine pyrophosphate-dependent dehydrogenase E1 component subunit alpha, whose translation MKHPDKKVLLEMFSTMTKIRLFESELQKFFAAGKIPGFVHLYLGEEAVATGACAALKQTDMITSTHRGHGHCIAKGGDLKLMMAEIYGRSTGYCKGKGGSMHIADFNIGILGANGIVGGGGPLAVGAAFSCQYKDTKGVCACFFGDGASNQGTTQESLNMASAWKLPVIFINENNGYGISCPQSKSMAITDIADRAAGYDMPGVVIDGNDVLAVYEAVTMAVERARKGQGPSLIECKTYRWRGHFEGDACVYRSEKELEEWKAKDPIPRFAKKLVETGTATQAELDGISASVAAEIEAAVKFAEDSPFPKPEDLLEDVYA comes from the coding sequence ATGAAACATCCCGACAAAAAGGTTCTGCTGGAAATGTTCAGCACCATGACCAAGATCCGCCTTTTTGAAAGCGAGCTGCAAAAGTTTTTTGCAGCTGGCAAAATACCCGGATTCGTTCACCTCTACCTTGGTGAAGAAGCCGTTGCCACAGGCGCGTGCGCCGCGCTGAAGCAGACGGACATGATCACCAGCACCCACCGTGGGCACGGGCATTGTATTGCCAAGGGCGGCGACCTCAAGCTCATGATGGCCGAAATCTATGGCCGCTCCACCGGTTACTGCAAGGGTAAGGGCGGCTCCATGCACATTGCCGATTTCAACATCGGCATTCTTGGCGCCAACGGCATTGTGGGCGGCGGCGGCCCCCTGGCCGTGGGCGCGGCCTTCAGCTGCCAGTACAAAGACACCAAGGGCGTGTGCGCCTGCTTCTTCGGCGATGGCGCGTCCAACCAGGGCACCACGCAGGAATCGCTGAACATGGCCAGCGCATGGAAGCTCCCCGTCATCTTTATCAATGAAAACAACGGCTACGGCATCTCCTGCCCGCAGAGCAAATCCATGGCCATCACCGACATTGCCGACCGTGCCGCCGGATACGACATGCCAGGCGTTGTCATTGACGGCAACGATGTGCTCGCCGTGTACGAAGCCGTGACCATGGCCGTGGAACGCGCGCGCAAGGGCCAGGGTCCCTCGCTCATAGAATGCAAGACCTACCGCTGGCGCGGCCACTTTGAGGGCGATGCCTGCGTGTACCGTAGCGAAAAAGAACTGGAAGAATGGAAGGCCAAGGATCCCATTCCACGTTTTGCCAAAAAACTGGTGGAAACCGGCACCGCCACTCAGGCGGAGCTGGACGGCATCTCCGCGTCTGTGGCGGCCGAGATTGAAGCCGCCGTCAAGTTTGCGGAAGACAGCCCCTTCCCCAAGCCGGAAGACCTGCTGGAAGACGTGTACGCCTAA
- a CDS encoding Lin0512 family protein — MLQRYVVELGTGADLHGANMTKAAYRAVKDAISRSCLCGLVEILGRGSFQGVHVHARIAVPEPDLVDKEAVLAAIPIGEKSIEVVTGGLRTPGLEVACFSPGCSDIVLACAALTVSVDID, encoded by the coding sequence ATGCTGCAACGTTACGTGGTTGAACTGGGCACCGGGGCAGATCTGCACGGCGCAAACATGACCAAGGCCGCATACCGCGCGGTTAAGGACGCCATTTCGCGCAGTTGTTTGTGCGGCCTGGTGGAGATACTCGGGCGCGGATCTTTTCAGGGTGTGCATGTGCATGCGCGCATTGCCGTGCCCGAACCTGACCTGGTGGACAAGGAGGCAGTGCTTGCCGCCATTCCCATCGGGGAAAAGAGCATTGAGGTCGTTACGGGCGGCTTGCGCACTCCGGGCCTCGAAGTTGCCTGCTTCAGCCCCGGTTGCAGTGACATCGTGTTGGCCTGCGCGGCCCTGACCGTGTCGGTAGATATTGACTGA
- a CDS encoding dihydrolipoamide acetyltransferase family protein, translating to MAYEVQMPKWGLTMKTGKIARWLVAEGGAVAVGQPLLEVETDKITNVVESPAGGVLLQIVSPQGEVVPVMQVIGIIGESGEAVAAPASQSADAAASPAAHAPSGAKSQGSATQASTAQGEVRAMPAARKTAKELGVDLATVTGTGRDGIVTEKDVRAAHEAAAKAPAPASVAPTQPCPAPDADADEVIPMDGLRKLIADNMQASLQNAAQLTVFVEADVTEMVALRDTMLARNKKDPEYRLSFNDIIAFAVCRALRQHPVMNTTLQADGVHMHKHVNLGIAVSLDTGLIVPNVKNADTYSLEELKAKVRDAASRARKGGLSMDEISGGTFTISNVSMLGVDGFTPILNPPETGILGVGRVVEKPGVFECQVCVRKMMTLSLTFNHMVTDGGPAMSFLRTLADMLEQPVRMLG from the coding sequence ATGGCCTACGAAGTGCAGATGCCCAAATGGGGCCTCACCATGAAAACAGGCAAGATTGCGCGCTGGCTTGTGGCCGAAGGCGGTGCGGTGGCAGTGGGGCAACCCCTGCTGGAAGTGGAAACAGACAAGATCACCAATGTGGTCGAGTCTCCGGCAGGCGGCGTTCTTTTGCAGATTGTCAGCCCGCAGGGCGAGGTTGTTCCGGTCATGCAGGTTATCGGCATCATCGGCGAATCGGGCGAGGCTGTGGCCGCCCCTGCCTCGCAAAGCGCTGATGCGGCGGCCAGCCCTGCCGCTCATGCCCCTTCCGGGGCCAAAAGCCAGGGATCGGCAACACAGGCCAGCACGGCGCAAGGAGAGGTTCGCGCCATGCCCGCAGCCCGCAAGACCGCCAAAGAGCTGGGCGTTGATCTGGCAACGGTAACGGGCACAGGACGCGATGGCATTGTTACGGAAAAGGATGTTCGCGCCGCCCACGAAGCTGCGGCAAAAGCCCCTGCTCCGGCCAGCGTAGCCCCGACGCAACCATGCCCCGCCCCTGATGCTGATGCGGACGAAGTCATCCCCATGGACGGGCTGCGCAAGCTTATAGCGGACAACATGCAGGCCAGCCTGCAAAACGCGGCGCAACTGACCGTTTTTGTGGAAGCCGACGTTACCGAAATGGTTGCGTTGCGCGATACCATGCTGGCCCGCAACAAAAAAGACCCGGAATACCGCCTCTCGTTCAACGACATCATCGCTTTTGCCGTGTGCCGCGCACTCAGGCAGCACCCCGTCATGAACACCACCCTGCAGGCAGACGGCGTCCACATGCACAAGCATGTGAACCTTGGCATCGCCGTTTCGCTCGATACGGGCCTCATTGTTCCCAACGTCAAGAATGCGGACACCTACAGCCTTGAAGAACTCAAGGCCAAGGTGCGCGACGCAGCCAGCCGCGCCCGCAAGGGCGGCCTTTCCATGGACGAAATTTCTGGCGGCACGTTTACCATTTCCAATGTGAGCATGCTTGGCGTGGACGGCTTCACCCCCATTCTCAACCCGCCGGAGACAGGCATCCTCGGCGTTGGTCGCGTGGTGGAAAAGCCGGGTGTTTTTGAATGCCAGGTGTGCGTGCGCAAGATGATGACTCTTTCCCTCACCTTCAACCACATGGTCACCGATGGCGGCCCGGCCATGAGTTTCCTGCGCACCCTTGCGGACATGCTTGAACAGCCCGTGCGCATGCTGGGCTGA